A stretch of DNA from Microcaecilia unicolor chromosome 10, aMicUni1.1, whole genome shotgun sequence:
acctctcccagtcccatccatctcctggtccatccctctgctccccacccctcccagtcccaaccatctcttgctccttccctctgctccccacccctcccagtcccatccatctcttgctccttccctctactccccacccctcccagtcccatccatctcttgctccttccctctgctcccacccctcccagtcccaaccatctcttgctccttccctctgctccccacccctcccagtcccatccatcttctgttccttccctctgctgtgcctgacctctcccaatcccatccatctcctggtccatccctctgctccccacccctcccagtaccatccatcttccctctgctccccacccctcccagttccatccatcttccttctactgccccccccccccccgcgaggtccaagatcgtgactccgtttactccctctcttcctccctccctccggcgcaggcaacagtcttcagctttttcagtgttcctggcagcggtagcgatgtacacgctgccttcggtctgccccggaagccttctcttcaagttcctgttcccacctatgcgggaacaggaacttgaagagaaggctttggggcagagccgaaggcagtgtgtacatcgctaccgctgccaggaacgctgaaaaagactgctgcctgcgccggagggagggaggaagagagaggggtagacggacacgctcctctccgtccgcttggcttccctgccctctctgtctgcgtcccgccttcctctgacgtcagaggaaggcggaacgcagacagagagggcagggaagccaagcggatggagaggagcgtgtgcctgcatgtgtttttttttttaactaatggcgcggcggcgcctcgttgtcgtttgggggggcattgccccccctcgccccccccagtctacgcctatgactcTAAGATTCTTAGAGTTCTAGCTGAAATAGGTTAGATTTTATATAATTGCAAAGATTCAAATATTTCTTTTTGTTCTTTGGTGTGGGTCAAATTGGTGGGTGCCATGTTTGCCCCAGAAAACCTGGGTACATTTCCGATTGTGACAAACTTTGAGCCCCATGTATTTAATGAGCTAATACCTGATTCCAGAAATTCCAGCTAAGAGATACAAATGGGCTCATAGTTTGGTTACACCGTTCACAAGGAATTTTCCACATATGCCACAACTAGGAACTTTGTGTTCTGGGCTGTGGCaatgtgaattttttttaaataaatgaactTTTGACTGGTGGTGCACCAGACTTAAGAGGCCCCTGGCCTAAATTACATTTCTTCCCTGGATCTCTTCcctaaggcggggggggggggggggagaacagacTCAGTTTTCTGGTAGCCCAGTGGGTCTGACACCTCCCTCAGCCCTGATGCAGGGCTAAAGGAACAAAACCTCCTTTTCGCCCTCATTTCcagctgtggcctagtggttagggtggtggactttggtcctgaggaactgagtttgattcccggcacaggcagctccttgtgactgtgggcaagtcacttaaccctccattgcctgccgcattgagcctgccatgagtgggaaagtgcgggatacaaatataacaaaaaaaaaaatatgggttGAGGGTCAGGTTAGGTTTGGTTTGGTCTGGTCCATGAGACTACTGGTAGAGGACAATAGTAACATATATCCTTACAgtgaggtggggggaagagagatgtCAAGAGGTGGTGACCGGACTGGATTGGACCAGATCCAACTCTTCAACACATAATTTTATGAAGCAGGACTTCAAGGAGGAAGGGGGTTCATTAATTTAACCCCACATgggggctgagggaagacattGACCCCTTTGGGCCACCAAGACATTGAGATCCCCCCTAGAGGAAGGGGTCTGAAAGGGCATCTCTAATTTGGCCTGGGGGCCTTTTATACATTAATGAGCTATTTTGCACCACAGCAGCAAGGTTAGACTATGGGAATGCCTGCAGTTTGTATAAAACACTGCAGCATGCTTGTTGGGTGGGTTGCAATGCAGTTGAGAGACCATGTCAGTGCAATTCCGCATAAGTTACACTGGTTGCTGGTGAGGTTTAGGGGGATTATTAGGGTTTTAATTTCAGGCTGTGAGGTCCTTCATCCATTCGCTCCACCATATTTCCAGTCTTGCTCTTCACTTGGGTAGTAGGAATATGTTAAAAGTCTCTTTACCCAAAagctgtaggcagtaagggctcataccttaatcacatgctaatcagttagtgtgcagcaatgtagctgcgtaCATTCCCACTCTCTGCCTGCTAGACATGTTCTCACcatgaaaaaaacaaattttattttttagcacatgggtaacgTGCACATCTCAGAATTACCATGGGACACTTCTGCATGTCTCGCAGTatgccattttttactgtggtaaGTATACATTAGTGGTTATCgcagcattgtaaaaggacccctaaatgtcaaATTTACATAAACGTTTGTGTGATGTGGATTTCAACTGCAAACCACTGCAAAATTACTTTTGTAAAGGGACTTTGCAATAGTGCACTTTGCACCAAAAATAGTGCAAAATGCCTTGTGCAGTCATTTTGTCGTTGATAACAACAGAAAAAGTATGCAATCATTGTGTTTTATCTTCTTAGGCTCCCACATATTTTCCAATAAGGCTCATTTCAAAATGCAAACGTCTATTGTTTGAAAATATATAAGGTACTTTATTTGAATTGCCTAGATACAGTGAAAACCACTAGCCCAAACCATAATGAAATGATGATTGTTAAATCTTTAACTGGCACTTTTATTCTCCTTCTTATCAAAAGATCCCATTCTGTCTATTTGACTAGAATCCAAATGTGAAATAAATGTGAGCTAAATGACAATTTAACATGTTGAGAAATGAGAAAATGTAAAGTTTATTTGAGTTGATGGCCTACAAAATAGTTTATGGTGAATGTTTCTGTAGACAGCTGGTTACTGTGCAAAATCAGTGAACAGAACAGAACATTTTTATATAAAACAAGGAGATAAATGTGTATTATGAACCATGTTGATCAGAATAATTTTCTTTGGTACACATCCCTTTTGAACTCATGCAAATTGCTTTTAGTACTGTTTCCCAGTTTGTCTAATTTAACTGTAACATGCCAAAGATATGCTTGTTAGGCTAGTTAAGATTTCATGTCACAGACCTTGGGGATAGATCATTTTGTAATGTTTAAAACTAGCACTGGAGTGAGGATCCAAGATAGCCGCGCTCTGCTAAGACGCTGTGAGTCCTGTTTCCTTAGTTTGGTACAGAATGCCTAAACGAAGAGGGAGAACGGCGGTCAGAGCTTCCCCGCTGCCTCCCTCATTACCTGGTCCAATGGATCGCTTTCTGAGACCTCAGGGAGTTGCTCATGACGGCGGAACGCCACCGGTAGGGGATGCTGGCGAATGGGAGATTTCAGCTTCCCCCGATCTTGAAACCACTCTGAGCCCTGCTGCCCGCACTCCACCTCCCTAGCCGATAGGCGTGAGTTCCTTCCTCTCTGACTCGACAGGGTCCCCCTTGGAAGGTGTTACGGGCCCAGAAGAACGCCGAGGTGAAGCTTCATTTACAGCTGAGGAAGGactggagggcagtttgcccatggaACCGCCGCAGAATGAGGGGAGAGGCGCTGAGGGACAAAGTGAGAGCTGTGAGCAGTCTTCTGAAAGGTTTGCACTTCCTAAAGAGTTAGTGGTTAAACCAAAAGAAGTGACTTTAGATGCATTGTGGGATTTAATGTCTAACCTGGGACAAACTTTCTTAAAACAAATCAATGATGTTTCACCAAAAATAAAGTTCCTAGAAAttgacttacaaaaaaaaaagaggaagagatgAAGGCTTTAAATGACAAAGTAGAGAAAATGGatcaaaggattaagcagactgaAACATTACAACCTACGATGATAAAAGATTTGACGAACCTCAGACAGAAAATGGAGAtgtttgataattatactaaaaatcataatctGAGATTTGTTAACTTTCCTAGAATTCAAAATGTTGTTCCTCTAGAGATGCTGAAATGTTATTTTCGGGAAGTTTTGAATATTCCGGAACAGAATTTACCACCATTTTCTCAAGTTTATTATATTCTAGGGAACAACTTGAACCAAGAGACTGAAAAACCGATAgacgtttctcttttgcttgagacctctgacACTGAATTGGCAACTGCCGCTACTTTGGTGGCGACAGTTGTACTATTGCCTGACAAAAATTGGATTTTCCGTTTGTTTTTCCGAAATAAggataaaccttttttaggtttcaaagtattgttatttcctgatgtctctaaagagacaagaagacggaggaaacaatttttgctccttaagcctgaaattttgcacttgggggtactttttttttaagatacccctgcaagtgcctAGTAAGGCTTGGGggaaagaaatatgtatttacagaacctgcacACGTATCGACACTCATAGCCTCAGTTAAAATGGAGAAGCATTAAAAAAAGGACTAACTCATTTAGTAGAGATTGTATTACCTTGTATATTGTTTTTCTTGATATATTTGTTTCCCCTTAGAGTTCCTAACATCTTGGATCttcatttatggacttgagtgttaattactttttttcttttttaaaatgtaaattttatttattttttcttgttttcctaAAAAAATAGTTAACTGACACTTTCTTatacaagatgtttcttgtaaatattgattaaatgaataaataaaaaaaactagcaCTGGAGTATATCCTTTCAGGCATCTTTTAAAGGATATACGCTATTTACAATGCACCTTATTTTAAAGCAACTACCGGTTACTGGACTATGAAAAACTCTATTACTTGTATGAGCTGAGGGCATCTTGCTGTATGTGTCCATTTGTGAATGATGGTGATTTCTGTAGTGTCGCAGTCACTAATATCCCCCtagcttgactattgtaatgttatCATATGCAGGAGATATTATGGGGGtgcctcaaggggggggggggggttcttagttGCTAGTTttctgtctgggggggggggggtacacctgGTAAGGGGATAGAATGCTTTGGGTGTAGTAGGTTGGATGATTGGATACTTTGACGGATATAGGGCATGTTTTGGCTGAAACCGACAAATTGCAGATTTAGTTTCAGTtgaaactgagaaaaaaaaaactgttttggtCACCCTCTAATATAAATTAATATAACATTGTAAGATCGCAGCgttcacaataaaatataataaaattaaaacaagtaGACATGCAGTCAGATAGCTCATCAGGATAGTCCACCAGGGTAGCTGCATTCACATATGTTATATGCGCATGCACTGTTGACAATTCTTTGCACGTCTTTCGTTATCAGGAGCCAacactttggttttttttttgtttgtccaAGACTTTGCTGGTTGACTGCGTCAGACGCACCTCCAGGCAATAAAGCTGTCCCTGGCTTGTTCTGTGTGTCTCTTCCTCGCCTgccttctcagttcctcacttctTCCCCCCACAAAAGTTATCTGGTTGAGGACCTGGAAGATGCCtggatttcttttctttgttctttcTACAGAACAGCTAGGAAACGACAGAGCAAGTGAATCCGACTTACTAAACGAACTGACATTAAACAAGGGAGAAAATTGTTCTTGGGGGGGAAAAAATGAGGCTGGATTTCTTGCCGAAAGCCAGATCTGAGTGACTTTTCTGTTAAATAACTAGACATGATGGACATTTGAACTTAATGGGCCTTTCTGTTGATTGAAATATAAATCAGGGACCGCGAATAGAAAGCACAAAACTTCAGGAGGAGACGTCCACAGAGCTGAAGAGAATGGGGGTGATTTGCAGACTCGCCCCCGTCGCTGGTTTCTCCTAAATGCACCACGAGGAAGATGAGCGCGATCATCTATGCCGTTGTCCACGCAGTTCTCAGTGTTTTAATCCTCACGGCTAACATTTTGGTCATTGTGATCATCATCAAAATAATGAAGGGGAGGCAAGGCAACAGCTATATTTTCATCCTGAACCTCGCTGCTGCCGACCTGCTGGTGGGAATCATGTGCATCACGGAGTTATTTGATGACCTGCTGGATGGTGATTTCGACAGCAGTTTGATCCTTTGCCTGCTGAGGTTGTGTTTCACCATTACGCCTTCCATTGGTTCTATCTTGACTCTGATTTTGATTTCCTTGGATAGGTATTTAGCCGTGAGCTTGCCTCTCTATTACCTGAAAATCATGAACAAGAAATCCGTAGCGGCTCTGATTGCACTTCTGTGGATCATCTCGTTTCTGATCGGCCACTTGCCTCTGATTTTGCCCGCTTTACAAGAGAGCAATTACCAGGGATTCTGCGGGCTCTTCTACGCGGCTAGAAAGGAGTATTTGTACGTCCTTTGCTTTAGCGTCTTCCTGCCAGCGCTAGTCACTTTGGTTTCCCTTCATGTGTCTGTGGGGAAAATCGCCTACTTCCACCACCGGCGAATCCGGAGAACCAGTGTCCCCTGGGCTCATCATGCGTTTCCTTTCTACCACCTTAAGGCAGCCAGGACGGCTCTGATTGTCATCATCTGCTTCACTCTAGCCTGGGGACCCTACTACGTTGCAGGGCTCGTCCAAGTTTTCTGCAGCTCCTGTAATCTGTTGAATCTCTTGAAAGACATCTTATTTATTTTAGGAGAAACAAACTCTCTCCTTAACCCACTCATTTACACATTTTACAGTCAAGAAATTAGGAGGCATCTTTCCCAAATCCTTCGATGCAAGACAAAGACAGCAAAGCCGGGTCTTGTCTCTGATGTGGCTGTGATTCATGTCAGGTGCTCCGATCCTGTCTTAAACCAGGGAGAAACTTAGGGGATTTATCTGAAGATCGGCTTCCCAACAATTTGATTTTCAGCTGCTCGACTGAGAAGTGTAGCTGAGACAGCAGCAGGGGCACACGTGCTGTACATCTCTTTTTAAGGAGCTTCATTCTCGCATGCCTAATactgcttaggggtccttttactaaggtgcgctgaaaaatggcttgtgccgGTGTAGACGCGTGCATTGCACGTGCGCAgttccacttttcagcgcacctgcaaaaaaggccctttttggccaaaaatggacgtgtagcaaaataaaaattggcgcgtgtcctgagaccttactgccacccgttgacttagagGTAAAGTCTCATGAGTTAACCAGGTGATAATCGTCAGcgcgcatacactgctgattaccgcctggttagcgccgctCGCTGGAAACTTTCCAGCACACATAGTGGACCCgcgttaaaaaaaatgaaattattgcccaggccatgcagtagccaggcggtagttccaaattggggCATGTTGgctgcgtgtaggtgcctacgtggctttagtaaaaggaccccttaatctgtaAAGTGACCGGTGCCTAAAAGGCAAGGTAATAGGCGTATTGAAGCTGCTTCATGACTTTTTCGGTGTTTCAGATCGAGGCGCCTGCTTGCCCCATGAACAGTGATTTAAAACGAATTATGCGGCAATGTATTTTAACATTATAAAACAAAGCTTTTataggtggttagcttggcagagttttaaaagggtttggacggtttcctaaaggacaagtccatagaccgctactaaatggacttggaaaaatccacaatttcgggaataacatgtatagaatgtttgtacgtttgggaagctcgccaggtgcccttgacctggattggccgctgtcggggacaggatgctgggcttgatgggcctttggtcttttcccagtaaggtattacttatgtacttatgtaaagcttCTGTTCACCATATAATAAAGTGTATATTTATTTGGCAAAATTAAATAATTCCATTCATACAGTAAAAGCAAAGCCACTGACCCTACATCAAAAATGCAAAGTTATTGTATAACCGCCTGCAGCCTAGTCCAAGCCTAGCTGTGGCTGCAGTGTGTTTCCAAACTCTGCCGGGTGCTTTATTTTTGGATGTCTGTTATTTTTGTTAAATTATTCTAGCAACTAACCACAgtaaatataaaaacaatatttaatgggcccatttactaaagcttagcgtgctaACAGACGTTAACTCATGCTATAATGCcgcatggcccataggtataaaataggaagagcaacatttagcacatgctttagTGAAAGGGCATCTAAATGTGTTAAGTGATATAAAGGTGCAGTTATACAGTCCATAAAATATTGTAATATTTAATTAGCTCAATAATTTaatcagaaacaaaacaaagatgatCAAAATTGATACTAGGGCAATCAGTTGCTATAAAGAGAAAACTAGTTTTGAGGTAGGGAACAAAAAGTTGTATTCCATGCCCATAGACTAGGGGTTCTCAattcagtcctcgggacacacccagccagtcacgttttcaggatacccataatgaatatggatGCGATagatataatggaggcagtgcatgcaaatgtctcagcatattcattgtgggtatcttgaaaaccagactggtgtgttgtgtcctgaggactgggttgagaacccctgccgtAGACTACAAAAGCAACCTGTTGAAAAATAGAGACCCTTAAAGGAAAAGCACTGAAAAGGTGCATGCGCAAAACCGGAAACTCCAAATGTTGCTTTGTAATGAAATCCAAAGTTAGTGGCCATCTATTATTACGGAACACGCTGATGGGTTATTTCCAGAGGCTCATCACATTGTTATACCTTttctggatattttcctgcatttgaATCACTACTGAGATTTCGGACCTATGCTAGTCTCAAGTAGGaataaacatctaaaaaaaaaaaaggtgaaattcAACTCGTACCTCATTTATGGGATTCAAGCAAGCTGCAGCAAAGATGATCATGCTCAGTACAGCTCCCACTATGGATCTGTTTAAGAGTGGTGGTTGccaccctatcccccccccccccacacacatcatTCTGATACAGTAGAGTTTAATACATCATCGTCAGGAGCCCGTCAGGTGTaactggctgctgctgcttaaCTTCCAACCTCAGATTCCAACAACAGAATCAGGTTTCCATAGGTACAAGACAAAGAGgcgtttttactaagctgcagtaaaaggaggggaagggaagggaaaggcagtggcgtagcaagggggggcgggaggggtggtctgccctgggtgtcagttcaggggggggtgctccctgccagctccccccctcggcgaatcgacacccccccgaccagatcctgcaccctacctttaaaaagaatatcgggaggcgaggcgcagtgcctcgcgcctgccctgcacgtaaaagaaatgtggaccgtcgggccttctctcgctctgtctgtcccgcccttgcggaaataggaagttgcgtcagtggagggtgggacagatagagcgagggaagacccgatggtccacatttcttttacgtgcagggcaggcatgaggcgctgcgcctcgcctcccgatattctttttaaaggtagggtgcaggagctggccaggggggaggggggtgtcatcgtgctgcacccgggggggggggggtgcaacggcgaaccgccccgccccgggtggcagcccccccgcTACACCACCGGGgaaggggacttgatatgctgcctttctgtggggtttacatagtatatacaggtacttatttgtacctggggcaatggagggttaagtgacttgcccagagtcacaaggagctgcagtgggaatcgaactcagttccccatgatcaaagtccactgcacaaaccactaggctactcctccattcgaCTGCTGGCCTGCACTAGTAtctgcatgtttttgacatgagctgaggcccccttttatcacagagggtaaaaggctgtccatttttgacGAAAAGAACTAGCTGTGCAGTATGTGAATCAcataccgcacggccattttggtggggagcccttaccaccaaccattgcgATGGCGGTGgggttcccatgctaacctggcagcatgcagcactgcccgattactgctggttaagttccagtgctacaaacattttaaaaattcctGTAGCGCTGCAAATGGCAAGCACTGGGGGggttgggaactaccgctgggctcctgcagtagcctggcggtagttctggattggtgcatggcaagcCTTTTGCCGCTcagcaaccctttaataaaagggccccaaagagagggagaaatgtgtaTTCTATAGTAATGGTGCTCCAGCCatcttcactgattttttttgcatGGTTTGGCAGGATCTAGAAAGCTTCACAATGTTATAAATGATATTTTTCGCACCTTGAAAACCACAGGCTGCATATCTATTCATAGCCCTGCTCTAAGTACGGAATCTTATTCATCCTTTCCAAGTTGCCTGCAATGTTTtggaaagaggaagaaaaaaaatgttatgtcATCATAGAAGATGTTAGCCATCCGGGATGCACTAAGTACATCTCCCAGCTGTCAGATGATATGGTTTTGTCTGGTCATCACCCATCCTTGCTCTTACTACTGCCCACCAGCAGTTAGTCCTACAGGTATGACCTTCTGCAAAAGATTATGCCTTATCCTTCATGTCCTAAATTGGGAAATATAGCCAAATCAGCCTGAAAAGGCCCAGATTTTGAGGCAGGCAACATAGGCAGTTGCTTACAACATCACATTTTAAAGTTGTCACACTAGCCTTGATGAAGCAGAGAAAACTGGGCACTGGATCTGAGTGTAATATACTGTACTACTTCTCAACCAGCTTTAATTGGTACTCCCGGACAGCTGTTCCCTGGTCCCAGCACAGGGGCAGAAATGCTAATATGGTCAGGTTGATTTGGCGCAGAGCATAGCGACTATCTGTGTGTCAGAATCCAGCACTTCTGCCAATCCTTGAGAGAATCAGAAAGAAGAGCAGTCTGCACCCATATGCCAGAGTCTACAATCACCAAGTgtggggaatgagagagagagatggatgctATATAGGGTGATGGAAAGAGTCAGAATACTGAGCATcatgggagagggaagagagagaacggAAGATGCTAGGAAGAATGCAAGAGAAGGGGAtgctgtaggggggggggggcaaagaaagaGGGATGATAGAACAGGATGGTTTTAGGGCCATGAGTTTATCCAGGGGACCATTTCAGCCTTTTGATTTCCAAGAGGGAAGCTATTGCAATTTAGTGCCCAAATCTGGTCCTATGCCTTCTGCCAATCTTCTCCCAGTTCTTTTTGATAATGAATGAAAGTCCTTGCACCATTCTATGCTGGCTGGCCAATCTTGCCTCCACTTTTGGGAGCCTGACACAACTATACTGCTGCTATGTATGTGTCTTTCtcaatgctcattttcaaagcacatagactcacaaagttacatggaggagcatttttgatatgacgtctaagtccgattaTGAACATttaaaatccgaataggaaagaaggtaattttcaaaaaagaaaaatgtctatcattttttccccaaaaatactGTTCTGAACAAGGTTTTATGGTTTCAACATTTTGTtctttggtccattaaaaaaaacaaaacaactcacCAACAAATAGGTGCAAAATGTAGATTTATGCCATTCGGATGTAgcaggagccaacatttttagtagactggtctcccagacatcccaggagagcaatggggcaccctagagggcacttctgtgcacttaataaaaatgctcccaggtacacatctcacctttgctctcttatcttgtcccctgagccctccaaaacccactgtcccccactacaatagcccttatgggtgaagggggcacctatatgtgggtacaataggggTTTGGTGACCTTGAGAGGGgttacagtttccaccacaaatgtgacaggtagagggagatagggtcCTGGGTCCCCCGCtgtacactgcactgaccactacactattccagggacctgcatgctgctctaatagacctgattgtagctgtcatagaggctggtaagtcatattgtTATTCaaatttttggggagtgggagggtgtcagtgaccactggaggcatATTGGGGAgtcacccccaattccctccagtggtctggtcatttagggcacctttttgtgccttattcattctgaaaacaggtctagaccacagcatcttggttttagtccttgacatttttgttttgttccattatggttgcaaaatgtccaagtattaggcacatcctaatcctgcctttgaaatgcccccaacaagcccccttgtgatttgaatgcacttctgatagactttatagaaaaacatctaaaaataggtttcaaaaatactgatttggctgtttttgtgagaaaaacgtccaaatgccactttttagatgtttttctcttttgaaaatgagccccgtataTAGTAACATGcctaactttgtaaatctatatactttgaaaatgagccttttcTCCCTGTTTTGACCTACCATTTTAGGCAGATAAGTACCAGATTTTAAAGGGAAAGTACATGCATACTTTCACTTTCAAAGCTGCTGTGGGTTGAAAGTATCCACAGTCTTTTTTGCCCGCTTCTTGTTGTAAACTTGAAAATACAGCACACACCTCTTATTTTCTGATACTGGCCAAAATACATTCCTAGTAATGAGTCTCTTAAAATCAGCTAATGtagaagtcaatattcaaagtgaattaaACAGGCACAAGAGCCACCTGctcggttaaattgcttgtgcctgCTTATCCACTGATACTTTATGGCTTAGCTCCATCTTATCTTCTGGATCACATagtttttatgtaaaaaaaaaactagagtcATGAGAACTTGCTCTCTTTTCAGATtcccgtcttttttttttttttttttttttattattttatttataagttttaacagattattacaagaacacttgtaaatgaaaaaatggaaaaaagtataCATATTTTTCATAGGAAAATCAATATATAAGAAAACTACTTAATCTCGtccatttcaagtccacaatttgggagaaaaaacaaggtacaattccaggaaaataattttttcatgaatacaagatcaagaaaaaaaaaaaaaaaaagaagagaacataACATGCCTTATATTCCTttttacggagtagatgtagacAAAGCCTGGAATTGCTGACTAGAACTAGCCGCTAACTTAGTATCAAGAAAATTATTCAGCTGACATGCATCGTAGAAAATATATTTGACTGAGCTAACTTTAAtcacgcatttacatggaaaatttaaCCAGAATAAACCTCCTAACTGTAAAACCCTTGGACGGAGTTTCAGAAACGCTTGACGTCTCCTTTGTGTAACTCTGGCTATATCCggaaa
This window harbors:
- the LOC115478359 gene encoding glucose-dependent insulinotropic receptor-like, producing the protein MSAIIYAVVHAVLSVLILTANILVIVIIIKIMKGRQGNSYIFILNLAAADLLVGIMCITELFDDLLDGDFDSSLILCLLRLCFTITPSIGSILTLILISLDRYLAVSLPLYYLKIMNKKSVAALIALLWIISFLIGHLPLILPALQESNYQGFCGLFYAARKEYLYVLCFSVFLPALVTLVSLHVSVGKIAYFHHRRIRRTSVPWAHHAFPFYHLKAARTALIVIICFTLAWGPYYVAGLVQVFCSSCNLLNLLKDILFILGETNSLLNPLIYTFYSQEIRRHLSQILRCKTKTAKPGLVSDVAVIHVRCSDPVLNQGET